One genomic segment of Paenibacillus sp. FSL H8-0332 includes these proteins:
- a CDS encoding acetyl-CoA acetyltransferase: protein MKKVYVLGGAQTDFGRNWSKEGKGIIALLKEVIDDGLKNIGVTYNDIKNLNKEGRIACFVGNFIGEYFVDQGHLGALLTEVNDAFYGVPSARYEAACASGSVALDAGITKIRAGDYDLVLVIGWELMKTVDSKTCGDFLGRAAFYESEAKNIDFPFPKLFGRLADETVKKYNFDNKQYLDCLAKISVKNYNNAKRNPNAQTKKWFMNEEQARERGTATNPTIGGMLGTSDCSQVTDGAAFVALSSEKIIIEFDKVKERCPIVKGWGHRVAPMKFEEKMKESVNNEYIIPWTRQAVMDAYRRANMTVDDIDFFETHDCFTSSEFAAISAFGITEPGKELEAIQSDLTSFNGAKPVNPSGGLIGCGHPVGASGVRMFLDLYKQLTRRALGYQLETANNGMMLNIGGSATTNYTFIVGKDK, encoded by the coding sequence ATGAAGAAAGTATATGTGTTAGGCGGGGCACAAACAGATTTTGGACGGAACTGGAGCAAAGAAGGGAAAGGGATCATCGCCCTCTTAAAAGAGGTTATTGATGATGGGTTGAAGAATATTGGGGTTACTTATAACGATATTAAAAATTTAAACAAAGAAGGTAGAATTGCTTGCTTCGTAGGGAACTTTATTGGTGAGTACTTTGTAGACCAAGGCCATTTAGGGGCTTTATTAACCGAGGTTAACGATGCTTTTTATGGTGTTCCTTCTGCTAGATATGAAGCTGCATGTGCATCTGGATCTGTTGCACTAGATGCAGGTATAACGAAGATAAGAGCAGGTGATTATGATCTAGTATTGGTTATTGGGTGGGAACTTATGAAGACAGTGGATTCTAAAACATGTGGTGATTTTTTAGGTAGAGCAGCATTTTATGAAAGTGAAGCGAAAAATATTGACTTTCCTTTTCCAAAATTATTTGGGCGACTTGCTGATGAAACAGTGAAAAAATATAATTTTGATAACAAACAATATCTTGATTGTTTAGCGAAAATCTCTGTGAAGAACTACAATAATGCAAAGCGAAATCCTAATGCTCAAACCAAAAAGTGGTTTATGAATGAGGAGCAAGCTAGAGAGAGAGGGACAGCTACTAATCCTACAATTGGTGGAATGCTCGGTACTTCAGATTGCTCCCAAGTGACAGACGGGGCGGCATTTGTAGCATTATCATCAGAAAAAATAATAATTGAGTTTGATAAAGTAAAAGAAAGATGTCCTATTGTAAAGGGATGGGGACATCGTGTAGCACCTATGAAGTTTGAAGAAAAGATGAAAGAAAGCGTTAATAATGAGTATATCATACCTTGGACAAGACAAGCAGTAATGGATGCATATCGAAGAGCCAATATGACAGTAGACGATATCGACTTTTTTGAAACTCATGATTGTTTTACTTCTAGTGAATTCGCTGCAATTTCTGCTTTTGGTATAACTGAACCGGGGAAAGAATTAGAAGCAATTCAATCTGACCTAACATCGTTTAATGGAGCTAAACCTGTGAATCCAAGTGGTGGATTAATTGGGTGCGGTCATCCTGTGGGGGCAAGTGGGGTGAGGATGTTTTTAGATCTCTACAAGCAACTAACAAGACGTGCTCTAGGATATCAATTGGAAACTGCTAATAATGGTATGATGCTTAATATTGGTGGAAGCGCGACTACTAATTATACATTTATCGTTGGGAAAGACAAATAA
- a CDS encoding 3-hydroxyacyl-CoA dehydrogenase family protein yields the protein MDIKTVTVIGANGTMGCNVSGIFASFGNCKVYMVCRDIISAEAAAIKATKSVKAEAIKVNLIPKSYCDLEECITDSDLIFESVAENLEIKKDVYLKILEFIKPNTIISTGTSGLSINELSECFPIELRSQYVGIHMYNPPYNMSLCEVIPSRVTNETMLNELKLYLKDILNRKVVEVKDAPAFLGNRIGFYFINEALRYADLYKDNGGVDYIDAILGPFTGRSMAPLVTSDFVGLDVHKAIVDNLYYNSKDYARSSFEMPDFATNLIKDNKLGRKSGIGLYKIERQVDGKKSIYVYDVLSDNYRPKEDYVFTFAKNMVRELRIGNYNNAFAVLLNNHSIEAQICTEFLIKYVLYGITAAKEIGESVHSCDDVMASGFDWAPPLSVIEAFGGVYEFKKLAYKHLGNQLEGSFDLNILLEDIPSSNYDYRPFFKAK from the coding sequence GTGGATATTAAAACTGTAACTGTAATCGGCGCAAATGGAACAATGGGGTGCAATGTTTCGGGAATATTCGCATCTTTTGGTAATTGCAAAGTGTATATGGTTTGTCGAGATATTATTTCGGCTGAGGCTGCGGCAATCAAAGCGACAAAATCTGTAAAAGCAGAGGCTATAAAAGTGAATTTAATTCCTAAATCTTACTGTGATTTAGAGGAATGTATTACTGATTCTGATTTAATATTTGAAAGTGTAGCAGAAAACTTAGAAATAAAGAAAGACGTTTATTTAAAAATACTTGAATTTATAAAACCTAATACAATAATAAGTACTGGAACTTCCGGCTTATCAATAAATGAGCTTTCTGAGTGCTTTCCAATAGAACTTAGATCTCAATATGTAGGTATACATATGTATAACCCTCCATATAATATGAGCCTTTGTGAAGTGATACCATCCAGGGTCACAAATGAAACTATGCTTAATGAATTGAAATTATACTTGAAAGATATCCTTAATAGAAAAGTTGTAGAAGTTAAGGATGCACCTGCTTTTTTAGGGAACAGAATAGGCTTTTATTTCATTAACGAAGCATTAAGATATGCAGATCTGTATAAAGATAATGGGGGGGTAGACTATATTGATGCTATCCTGGGCCCATTTACTGGACGGAGCATGGCACCTTTAGTTACCTCTGATTTTGTTGGACTTGATGTTCATAAGGCGATCGTTGACAACTTGTACTATAACTCTAAAGATTATGCACGAAGTTCATTTGAAATGCCTGACTTTGCTACTAATCTTATCAAAGACAACAAATTAGGTAGGAAATCTGGAATTGGACTATATAAGATTGAACGGCAGGTTGACGGCAAAAAATCAATATATGTGTATGATGTGCTCTCTGATAACTATCGGCCTAAAGAAGATTACGTGTTTACTTTTGCTAAAAATATGGTTAGAGAACTGAGAATAGGAAACTACAATAATGCATTTGCAGTTCTATTAAACAACCATTCTATAGAAGCTCAAATATGTACTGAATTTCTAATTAAATATGTTTTATACGGAATAACTGCTGCAAAAGAAATTGGTGAAAGTGTGCATTCTTGTGATGATGTTATGGCATCTGGATTTGATTGGGCACCTCCTCTTTCGGTGATAGAGGCTTTTGGAGGCGTTTATGAATTTAAAAAACTTGCGTATAAGCATTTAGGAAATCAATTAGAAGGTAGCTTTGACCTCAATATTTTATTAGAAGATATCCCAAGTTCGAATTATGATTATAGACCATTCTTCAAAGCAAAATGA
- a CDS encoding YfhO family protein translates to MERFYSKLPKKIAFITMIISVIIIYSPLLFGMWWLKWDTYDALFSVMVSLSNHIKHGDLPLWEFYQFRGIPLSHLLGGPIWSPLTLLLGFIGYSQYVLQVQFVLIAIIASMGVYLATGNYCSSKWVCSALGVAYATCGLFIGNAQHITFIAAAALIPFVQYFYQLWVRTSDKRNVVFLGAFIGLLVLNSYPVFVVFILLVLFIEFLFDIGEYRGKFTSISLMLKNIFYSLFIFVVVVLGSSLVTLVSTIEAMNLITRSSVGWGAATINSLSFENLIGLISPKFNQLSPYISNADVSMTNMYISLPITLFICITRFSKKNIKLIFLVLLTLSLSLGKNLFIYKMVYSFIPFVDTFRFPAGLRFLFFFYLIMLVASSLSSIDLYYEKYKQLLLTSSLLILIILAQITFLKLFVNLKFDLPSGTRKELFFSLIILIFYYISIKKSSKNCADILFFTFVLIFSFQGVFSNGTYTLGTKDRPTSYTTAIENMYNSPGKISVLNKYIDSKPFPVAFPYTVYSQQFQNGGYIGGFELKNFNSAYSLNLLPQKDDPVLWSSINNEDRISPDYIYVNGNKIGGDFYLDKSGVVGLTQSYFKGWNVKVDGTTAPLKINEDGTMGVLVNKGSHKVEFEFSPQALIISFYITIFVWFTLLLYALKLIPKFRFKLN, encoded by the coding sequence ATGGAGCGTTTTTATTCTAAATTACCAAAGAAAATTGCATTCATTACAATGATTATTAGCGTAATAATAATATATAGTCCCTTACTCTTTGGTATGTGGTGGTTAAAGTGGGATACGTATGATGCGCTCTTCTCTGTTATGGTTTCTTTGTCAAATCATATAAAACACGGGGATTTACCGTTATGGGAGTTTTATCAATTTAGAGGAATACCATTATCTCACTTACTTGGTGGCCCAATTTGGTCACCGCTAACTTTATTACTGGGTTTTATTGGTTATTCTCAATATGTATTACAAGTTCAGTTTGTGTTGATTGCGATAATTGCATCAATGGGAGTGTATTTAGCTACAGGTAATTATTGTTCATCGAAATGGGTTTGTTCTGCACTAGGTGTAGCATATGCAACCTGTGGTTTATTTATCGGAAATGCCCAGCATATAACTTTTATTGCTGCTGCTGCCTTAATACCATTTGTACAATATTTTTATCAATTATGGGTAAGAACCTCGGATAAAAGAAATGTGGTTTTTTTAGGAGCCTTTATTGGATTGTTAGTTCTAAATAGCTATCCTGTATTCGTCGTTTTTATTCTCCTCGTATTATTCATTGAATTCCTATTTGATATAGGAGAATATAGGGGGAAATTCACTAGTATTTCTCTCATGTTAAAAAATATATTTTATTCATTATTTATTTTCGTGGTTGTAGTTTTAGGGTCAAGTTTAGTTACCCTTGTAAGCACAATAGAAGCAATGAATTTAATAACAAGATCTTCTGTTGGGTGGGGTGCGGCAACTATTAATTCATTGTCTTTTGAAAATTTGATAGGGTTGATATCTCCAAAATTCAATCAATTGTCCCCTTATATTAGTAATGCTGATGTATCAATGACCAATATGTATATCTCATTACCGATTACTTTATTTATTTGTATTACTCGGTTTAGTAAGAAAAATATAAAGTTGATATTTTTAGTATTGCTAACATTGTCGTTGTCGCTTGGTAAAAATCTATTTATCTATAAAATGGTATATAGTTTCATACCATTTGTTGATACTTTTAGGTTTCCTGCAGGATTACGATTTTTGTTTTTCTTTTATTTAATAATGCTGGTCGCATCTAGCTTGAGTTCGATTGATTTATATTATGAAAAGTATAAACAGTTGCTCTTAACTAGTAGTCTGTTAATACTAATAATACTAGCACAAATTACTTTTCTAAAGTTATTTGTTAACCTGAAGTTTGACCTGCCCTCAGGGACTAGAAAAGAGTTGTTTTTTTCATTAATAATATTGATTTTTTATTATATTTCAATAAAAAAATCATCTAAAAATTGTGCTGATATTTTATTTTTTACTTTTGTATTGATATTTTCTTTCCAAGGAGTATTTAGTAATGGTACTTACACCTTGGGGACTAAAGATCGACCAACTTCATATACTACTGCTATTGAAAATATGTATAATTCCCCTGGAAAAATTAGTGTGTTGAATAAGTATATTGATTCTAAACCATTTCCCGTCGCCTTCCCTTATACAGTATATTCTCAACAATTTCAAAACGGAGGATATATAGGTGGTTTTGAATTGAAAAATTTTAATTCTGCCTATTCACTAAACTTACTGCCACAAAAGGATGATCCAGTTTTGTGGTCTAGTATTAACAATGAAGATAGAATTAGTCCTGATTATATTTACGTTAACGGAAATAAGATAGGTGGAGATTTTTATTTGGATAAATCTGGGGTAGTGGGATTGACTCAGTCATATTTTAAAGGATGGAATGTGAAAGTAGATGGAACAACCGCCCCTTTAAAAATAAATGAAGATGGTACAATGGGCGTGCTAGTAAACAAAGGGAGTCATAAGGTTGAATTTGAATTTAGCCCTCAAGCTCTCATTATTAGTTTTTATATTACTATATTTGTATGGTTTACATTATTGCTATATGCACTTAAATTAATACCGAAGTTTCGTTTCAAGCTTAATTAA
- a CDS encoding glycosyltransferase family 2 protein produces the protein MKTLDIILISYNSEKWINQLLKSLYNQKYPLNKLHLTFVDNCSNDKSRELIEAFDGKEDFGGYEYHFLDKNLGFGKANNYGVKNTNQDHVFFLNIDTEVDKDSIIELMKAVDNSDDSIGLWEARQFPYEHPKIYNPVSMETSWSSGACCLVRRDYFTQIGMFDEKIFMYGEDVDLSWRFRAHGFKLIYVPKCIIHHYTYMSANEVKPNQFYNSTFMNLMLRYKFGDIKDIIKGHIMYGGLLVVKGPSKNHKAKVFKNIIRAPFEGYRFRKWKFKNAKSVRFQADFKMWDYEIIREGAFYINEKPEKMPLVSILIRTCGRPSVLREALISVRNQTYSNIEVIVVEDGPAISESLILKEFADLNIVYKATHDRVGRCVVGNIAMETASGKYFNFLDDDDLLYADHVEVLISQLQKNPDKKAAYSISFEVPTEITSRDPYQYKELFHNVQHRQPFNRLVLMHHNYFPIQTVLFSREIYDDLGGIDVELEVLEDWDLWLKYALKYDFLYVEKLTSLYRIPSSVVSSTERQELFDKYLVVVREKHFNKKFEINMASIFKDAEYLLNRPPMLIYKVKGLTFKSFFFKARNKMIRYAKKILR, from the coding sequence TTGAAAACTTTAGATATTATATTAATATCGTATAATTCTGAGAAATGGATCAATCAGCTTTTAAAGAGCTTATACAATCAAAAATATCCTTTAAATAAATTACATTTAACTTTTGTTGATAATTGTTCAAACGATAAAAGTAGAGAATTAATAGAAGCATTTGATGGGAAAGAAGATTTCGGTGGCTATGAATACCATTTTTTAGATAAAAATCTTGGTTTTGGTAAAGCTAATAATTATGGAGTTAAAAATACGAATCAAGATCATGTCTTTTTCTTGAATATTGATACTGAGGTTGACAAAGACAGCATTATAGAACTAATGAAGGCTGTCGATAACTCTGATGATAGTATTGGGTTGTGGGAAGCGAGGCAATTTCCTTACGAGCATCCTAAAATCTATAATCCTGTAAGTATGGAGACAAGTTGGTCTAGTGGTGCTTGTTGTTTAGTTAGAAGAGACTATTTCACACAAATAGGTATGTTTGATGAGAAGATTTTTATGTATGGTGAAGATGTTGATTTAAGCTGGAGGTTTAGAGCTCATGGCTTTAAGCTGATATATGTGCCTAAATGTATAATTCATCATTATACGTATATGAGTGCAAATGAAGTTAAGCCTAATCAATTTTATAATAGTACATTCATGAATTTGATGCTTCGTTATAAGTTTGGAGATATTAAGGATATTATTAAGGGCCATATTATGTATGGTGGATTACTTGTAGTTAAGGGACCTTCCAAGAATCATAAGGCTAAAGTGTTCAAAAATATAATTCGTGCCCCTTTTGAAGGATATAGGTTTAGAAAGTGGAAATTTAAAAATGCAAAATCAGTTAGATTTCAAGCTGATTTTAAAATGTGGGATTATGAAATTATAAGAGAAGGCGCATTCTACATCAATGAAAAACCTGAAAAAATGCCTCTTGTGTCTATTCTAATAAGAACATGTGGAAGACCTAGTGTATTGCGAGAAGCTTTGATAAGTGTTCGAAATCAGACATACAGCAACATTGAAGTTATTGTAGTTGAAGACGGTCCAGCTATTTCAGAAAGTTTAATATTAAAGGAATTTGCAGATCTAAATATAGTTTATAAAGCTACGCATGATAGGGTTGGAAGATGTGTAGTCGGTAATATAGCAATGGAAACAGCCTCGGGAAAATATTTTAATTTTCTAGATGATGATGATTTACTCTACGCAGATCATGTTGAAGTTTTAATTTCTCAATTGCAGAAAAATCCCGACAAAAAGGCTGCTTACTCTATAAGTTTTGAGGTTCCTACGGAAATAACTTCAAGGGATCCTTACCAATACAAAGAATTATTTCACAACGTTCAACACAGACAACCATTTAATAGATTGGTGCTGATGCATCATAATTACTTCCCTATTCAAACGGTTTTATTTAGTAGAGAGATTTATGACGATTTAGGTGGAATAGATGTTGAGTTAGAGGTTCTAGAAGATTGGGACTTGTGGTTAAAGTATGCTCTGAAATATGATTTTTTGTATGTAGAGAAACTAACCTCCTTATATCGAATTCCTTCAAGTGTAGTGAGTAGTACAGAGAGACAAGAATTGTTTGATAAATATCTTGTAGTTGTAAGAGAAAAGCACTTTAATAAAAAGTTTGAGATTAATATGGCATCTATATTTAAAGATGCGGAGTATCTATTGAATAGACCCCCAATGTTGATTTATAAAGTTAAAGGACTAACCTTCAAATCTTTTTTCTTTAAAGCCAGGAATAAAATGATTAGATATGCAAAGAAAATACTTAGATAA
- a CDS encoding methyltransferase domain-containing protein, with protein sequence MKYHYSVDLETDTPLSVILRNVKPNSKVFEFGPADGYMTEYLKNELKCEVYCLEIDELAAAKAEMFCDKMIIADLNKTEWLEQCKNQFQYFDYLIFADVLEHLVKPEEILGNLTEKLLKDDGKVLISVPHIGHAAVILQLMQGKFEYKETGLLDRTHITFFTRDNLEKLLLSADLSLLELHKICMLPEQTELASSYSMVPSAVEEYLKNKTDAHVYQFVTISEKNKSNKSNVHQDYIEKESFRFANFMQLFWNTGDGFKELNSKRLPLQADGEYHNYAFEFKLDEGDLRSLRLDPTNFPCFANLRSFKVWGMDAITNKLDAIENSNLVAIHDLEIEDQVDGLNLFSFGEDPQLQKDFIHEDLTSYRFFRVQIEMLFETTLKPRLLYSVQKKLEDHKISNDLESLIQMTSYLQSELNASTKLTEDLINAQNEKLECMDQRNKELDLININNKELELEISNLKNSFSWRITSIFRYIRSLFS encoded by the coding sequence TTGAAGTATCATTATTCTGTAGATTTAGAAACGGATACTCCACTATCGGTAATATTAAGGAATGTGAAGCCGAATTCGAAGGTGTTTGAGTTTGGACCCGCAGATGGCTACATGACAGAGTACTTGAAAAACGAATTGAAGTGTGAAGTATACTGTCTGGAAATTGATGAGCTAGCAGCCGCCAAAGCTGAGATGTTCTGTGACAAGATGATTATAGCTGATCTGAATAAAACAGAGTGGTTAGAACAATGTAAAAATCAATTTCAATATTTTGATTATTTGATATTTGCGGACGTTCTAGAACATCTTGTGAAGCCTGAAGAGATATTGGGGAACTTAACTGAAAAGTTATTAAAAGATGATGGGAAGGTTTTAATCTCTGTTCCCCACATTGGACATGCAGCTGTAATACTACAGTTAATGCAAGGCAAATTTGAATATAAAGAAACAGGGCTATTAGACAGAACGCATATAACCTTTTTTACTCGCGATAACTTGGAGAAACTACTCCTTTCAGCAGACTTGTCTTTGCTGGAACTTCACAAAATTTGTATGCTGCCGGAGCAAACAGAGTTGGCAAGTAGTTATAGTATGGTTCCAAGTGCAGTAGAGGAGTACCTGAAAAATAAAACTGATGCTCATGTGTATCAATTCGTTACTATTTCAGAAAAAAATAAATCTAATAAATCTAATGTTCATCAGGATTATATAGAAAAAGAGAGTTTTCGATTTGCGAATTTTATGCAATTATTTTGGAACACAGGTGATGGATTTAAAGAGCTGAATTCAAAAAGACTTCCACTGCAGGCGGATGGGGAATACCATAATTATGCCTTTGAGTTTAAGTTGGATGAAGGGGATTTGAGGTCACTTCGTTTAGATCCAACTAATTTCCCCTGCTTTGCAAATCTACGTTCCTTTAAAGTGTGGGGTATGGATGCCATTACTAATAAATTAGATGCTATTGAAAATAGTAATTTAGTAGCCATCCATGACTTGGAAATAGAAGATCAAGTAGATGGACTGAATTTGTTCTCATTTGGTGAAGATCCTCAGTTGCAAAAAGATTTTATTCATGAGGATTTGACGAGTTATAGGTTTTTTCGTGTTCAAATTGAGATGTTATTTGAAACAACTCTTAAGCCCCGGTTGTTATATAGTGTTCAAAAAAAACTAGAAGATCATAAAATTTCTAATGACTTAGAAAGTCTAATTCAGATGACTTCTTATCTGCAGTCAGAATTAAATGCATCAACTAAATTAACAGAGGATTTAATCAATGCTCAAAATGAGAAGTTGGAGTGTATGGATCAAAGAAATAAAGAATTAGATTTAATTAATATAAATAATAAAGAGCTGGAATTAGAAATTAGCAATCTTAAAAATTCATTTTCGTGGAGAATAACTTCTATATTTAGGTATATAAGGAGCTTATTTAGCTAA
- a CDS encoding ABC transporter ATP-binding protein, with product MSSNAIEINNISKSFLMYEKPTDRLKQFFVKDKDKLKNQFWALKNVNFQIPKGKTIGIIGKNGSGKSTLLQLIVGTMTPTQGNVEVDGRISALLELGSGFNPEFTGRENIYLNGAIMGLSETEVKERVPLIEKFAAIGDFIDQPVKTYSSGMYVRLAFACAVNVDPDILIVDEALSVGDMQFQLKCIEKMKSFKKEGKTILFVSHDTYSIRNFCDEVIWMMDGQVHMRGDVNGVSQLYEDYMKNMLDVPDETSDNQQESIDFQSNTLTIGEVKFFNKDMQPTKQFQFNDDIIIEVSYELHQSIENLVGGIAIFDRENKYVCGLNTKLDQYPLPSKSGTYSLVLTYEKISLLPGTYYLDIGFFESSGLIRLDYKARYASFNLGSSSYFAEGLLFLEHSWKVKEDGS from the coding sequence GTTTTTCGTTAAAGATAAAGATAAATTAAAAAACCAGTTTTGGGCTCTAAAGAATGTTAACTTTCAAATTCCAAAAGGTAAAACTATAGGTATTATTGGGAAAAACGGGTCGGGTAAAAGCACTTTGCTTCAATTAATAGTAGGGACAATGACTCCGACTCAGGGGAATGTTGAGGTTGACGGGAGAATATCTGCATTACTAGAACTGGGAAGTGGATTTAACCCGGAATTTACAGGGCGTGAAAATATTTATCTTAATGGAGCGATAATGGGGCTTTCAGAGACTGAAGTGAAGGAGAGAGTTCCACTCATAGAGAAGTTTGCCGCCATTGGAGACTTCATAGATCAACCGGTTAAAACATATTCCTCTGGGATGTATGTAAGACTTGCGTTTGCTTGTGCAGTTAATGTCGATCCCGATATCCTCATTGTAGATGAAGCCTTATCTGTAGGGGATATGCAATTTCAGTTGAAATGTATTGAGAAAATGAAGAGTTTTAAAAAAGAAGGGAAAACAATTTTATTTGTTAGTCATGATACCTATTCAATTCGTAATTTTTGTGATGAAGTTATTTGGATGATGGACGGGCAAGTTCATATGAGGGGAGATGTGAATGGCGTCTCTCAATTATATGAGGATTATATGAAAAATATGTTGGATGTACCTGATGAAACATCTGATAATCAACAAGAAAGTATAGATTTTCAAAGTAATACTTTAACAATTGGAGAAGTGAAATTTTTCAATAAAGATATGCAGCCAACGAAGCAGTTTCAATTTAATGACGATATTATAATTGAAGTGAGTTATGAGTTGCATCAGAGTATTGAAAATTTAGTTGGGGGCATTGCAATATTCGATAGAGAAAACAAATATGTTTGTGGTCTCAATACGAAATTAGACCAGTATCCCCTTCCTTCTAAATCAGGAACGTATAGTCTAGTGTTAACTTATGAGAAAATTTCTCTTTTGCCTGGAACCTATTATCTGGATATAGGGTTCTTTGAAAGTTCTGGTTTAATAAGATTGGATTATAAAGCGAGGTATGCTTCTTTTAATCTAGGCTCTTCTTCCTATTTTGCTGAGGGTTTATTATTTCTAGAACATTCGTGGAAGGTCAAGGAGGATGGAAGTTGA